A part of Streptomyces sp. V4I8 genomic DNA contains:
- a CDS encoding transposase family protein: MSWNVTTGLEADQLEALVVRVHTMLVEDPDPPVVPGPMWALGLYKSVVLVLFLLRQNPVQQAAAELFHISQATVSRRWTTLLPVVETALAEHVPDPADASHGRIVLVDGTLVTTWDWASEGTTMFSGKHRDTGFNLQVAATLSGDLLAVSAPVPGSRHDMYAWCQSHFPKAFADRESMGDLGYVGSGMLTARRKPPGQERPVKDKVFNQSIGKLRAAVERAIAHLKDWKVLATRYRGPLTRFPLVAKTVTALAFYKNGW; encoded by the coding sequence TTGAGCTGGAACGTTACGACAGGGCTGGAAGCGGATCAACTGGAGGCCTTGGTGGTCCGGGTCCACACGATGCTGGTGGAGGACCCCGATCCGCCCGTGGTGCCGGGACCGATGTGGGCGCTGGGCCTGTACAAGTCCGTGGTCCTGGTGTTGTTCCTGCTGCGGCAGAACCCCGTCCAGCAAGCGGCGGCGGAACTGTTCCACATCTCCCAGGCCACCGTCTCGCGCCGGTGGACCACGCTGCTCCCGGTGGTGGAGACGGCCCTGGCCGAGCATGTGCCCGACCCCGCCGACGCCTCACACGGCAGGATCGTCCTGGTCGACGGGACCCTGGTCACCACGTGGGACTGGGCGAGCGAGGGCACCACGATGTTCTCCGGCAAGCATCGTGACACAGGCTTCAACCTGCAGGTCGCCGCCACTCTCAGCGGGGACCTGCTCGCCGTCTCCGCGCCGGTACCCGGCAGTCGGCACGACATGTACGCCTGGTGCCAGTCCCACTTTCCCAAAGCCTTCGCCGACCGGGAGAGCATGGGGGATCTGGGCTATGTCGGCTCCGGCATGCTCACCGCCCGCCGCAAGCCACCCGGTCAGGAACGCCCCGTCAAAGACAAAGTGTTCAACCAGAGCATCGGCAAGCTCCGCGCCGCCGTCGAACGAGCGATCGCACATCTGAAGGACTGGAAGGTCCTCGCCACTCGCTATCGCGGCCCTCTCACCCGGTTCCCCCTCGTCGCCAAGACCGTCACCGCCCTCGCCTTCTATAAGAACGGCTGGTGA